Within Amycolatopsis sp. FDAARGOS 1241, the genomic segment GCGCGTTGCCGGAGCTGTCCGTGGGCGCCCTCGCCTGCCACCTCGCCCGCCAGGTGACCCGTGCCGCCGAGTTGCTGGCGGCGCCGCCGACCCTGCCGACGCTGGCCGTCGTCGACGAGCACTACGCCCGCGCCGCGTGGGTCACCGCCGAATCCGTGCACGACCCGGCCAACGACCGCACCGCCGACGACGCCGAAGCGGCCGAGGGGGTCGACTGGATGCTGGCGCGCTTCGACGCGGACCTCGCCTCCGTCGCCGACCGCCTGCCCGAAGCTGCGGACACCGTCGACATCCCGTGGCAGGGCTGGTCGCTGCGCCGCGACGACTTCCTGCACACCCGCTTGCTGGAACTCATCGTCCACTCCGCCGACCTCGCGGCGAGCCTCGGCGTCCCGGCGCCCGAATTCCCCGACGCGGCCTTCGTGCCGGTGCTGGCGCTGCTCGCCCGGCTCGCGGTCCGCCGGCACGGTCAGGGTGCCGTCGTCAGCACTCTGACCCGCCGGGAGCGCGCGCAGAACATCAGCGCGTTCTGACGCGCGGGTGCCCTCCCCGGCCCGGGGAGGGCACCCTGGAGCGTCAAGCCGAGGCCGTGCTCAGCTCCGTGAGCTCCGCGTCGGTCAGGTTCAGCGACACCGACGCGATGAGGTCCGTCAGCTGCTCCGTCGTCCGCGCGCTCGCGATCGGCGCCCCCACCGTCGGCTGCACGCGCAGCCACGCCAGCGCCACGGCGGCAACCGACGTGCCGTGCGCGGCGGCCACGGAGTCGAGCGCCGCGAGCACCCGGGAACCGCGCTCGTCCAGGTACTTCACGGCGCGCGGGGCCCGCAGGGAGTCGCCGAGTTCGTCGTGGGAGCGGTACTTGCCGGTCAGGAAGCCCATCGCCAGCGAGAAGTACGGCAGCGTCGACAGGCCCTCGCGCGCGACGAGCGGCGCGAGGTCCTTCTCGTAGTCCCGCTCGACGAGGTTGTAGTGCGGCTGCAGCGCGACGTACCGGGCGAGGCCCTCACGGTCCGAAATGGACAGTGCCTCGGTGAGCCGTTCGGCGGAGTAGTTCGACGCGGCGATGTAGCGCACCTTGCCCGCGCGTACGAGGGAGTCGAACGCCGCGAGGGTTTCCTCGAGCGGCGTGTCCTGGTCGTCCCGGTGCGCGTAGTACAGGTCGATGTGGTCGGTTTGCAGGCGGCGCAACGAATCTTCCGCCGCCGCCGTGATGTTCGCGGCCGAGAGGCCCTTGCGCTGCTCCCACGCGCCGACCTTCGTGGCGATCACGATGTCGTCGCGGCGGCCGCGGCGGGTGAGCCAGGTGCCGATGATCGTTTCGGAACCGCCTCCGCCGCCGTACACGTCGGCAGTGTCCAGGAAGTTGCCGCCGGCTGAAGCGTAGGCGTCGAGCACCGCGTGGGAAGTCTCTTCGTCCGCGGTGAAGTTGAAGACGTTGCAGCCCAGGTTGAGGCCGTACACGTCGAGGTCCGAGTTGCCGAGCTTCGTCATGCCACGAAACTACCTTGGGAACACGGAAGAATCCGCAATCCGACGTGCGTTGGGAAGGTTCATGGCTATCGAACTGGGCAAGATCGGCATCTGGCGTGGTGCCACGCAGACGAACGGCGAGTTCGCCGCGGAGGTGGAGAAGCTCGGCTACGGCGCGGTGTGGCTCGGCGGCTCGCCCGGCGGCGACCTCGCGATCGTGGAAGAGCTGCTCGACGCGACCGAGCGCCTCGCCGTCGCGACCGGCATCGTCAACATCTGGGCCGACGCCCCGGCCGCGATCGCGAAGGCGTTCCACCGGATCGAGAAGAAGCACCCCGGCCGGTTCCTCCTCGGCATCGGCGCCGGTCACCCGGAGGCGACGCAGCAGTACACCAAGCCGTACACCGCGCTCGTCGAGTACCTCGACGCGCTCGACGCGGCGGGCGTCCCGAAGGAGTCCCGTGCGCTGGCGGCGCTGGGCCCGAAGGTCCTGAAGCTGGCGGGCGACCGCACCGCGGGCGCGCACCCGTACCTCGTCACGCCGGAGCACACCCGGACCGCGCGCGAGGTCCTGGGCGAAGGCCCCCTGCTCGCGCCGGAGCACAAGGTCGTGTTCGACACCGACGACGATAAGGCCCGTGCGCTCGGCCGCAAAACCGTGCAGTTCTACCTGCGGCTGTCCAACTACACCGCCAACCTGCGCAAGCTCGGGTTCACCGACGAGGACCTCGCCGGCGAGGGCAGCGACCGCCTCGTCGACGCGCTGGCGCTGCACGGCGATGCCCCGGCCATCGCGGCCGGTGTCCGCGCCCACCTCGAGGCCGGCGCCGACCACGTGAACCTCCAGGTCCTGGACGAGGACCCGTTCCCCGCTTACCGGGCGCTCGCGGCCGAGTTGTTCTGAATCGTTCAACTTGAGATGGGGCACATAGAAAGCCCACATGAGGTGGACCGGCCCACGAGGCCGGTCCACCTCGTACGATGCGCCTGAGAAGACAGTCAGTTCCGAGGAGGAAACGATGCCCATCGCCACCCCCGAGGTCTACGCGGAGATGCTGGACCGGGCCAAGGCGAACGAGTTCGCCTATCCGGCCATCAACGTGACCTCGTCGGAGACCGTGAACGCCGCGATCCGCGGGTTCGCCGAGGCGGAGAGCGACGGGATCATCCAGTTCTCCACCGGCGGTGCGGAGTTCGCCTCCGGGCAGAAGGTGAAGGACATGGTCACCGGCGCGACCGCGCTGGCCGAATTCGCCCACGTCGTGGCGGCGAAGTACGACGTCAACGTCGCGTTGCACACCGACCACTGCCCGAAGGACAAGCTCGACGGCTTCGTGCGCCCGCTCATCGAGATCTCGGCCGAGCGCGTGAAGAACGGGCAGCACCCGCTGTTCCAGTCGCACATGTGGGACGGCTCCGCGATCGACCTCGACGAGAACCTGGAGATCGCGCAGGAGCTGCTCGCCAAGACGTCCGCGGCGAACATCATCCTCGAGGTCGAGATCGGCGTCGTCGGCGGCGAAGAGGACGGTGTCGCCCACGACATCAACGAGAAGCTCTACACCGCCGAGGGCGACTTCCTGAAGACCATCGACGCGCTCGGCTCGGGCGACAAGGGCCGCTACCTGTTGGCGGCGACCTTCGGCAACGTGCACGGCGTCTACAAGCCGGGCAACGTCAAGCTCCGCCCCGACGTCCTCAAGGGCGGCCAGGAGGCGGCAGCCAAGAAGCTCGGCCTCGACGCCGGCGCCAAGCCCTTCGAGCTCGTCTTCCACGGCGGCTCCGGCTCGCTGGCCGAGGAGATCCGCGAGGCGGTGTCCTACGGCGTGGTGAAGATGAACGTCGACACCGACACCCAGTACGCCTTCACCCGGCCCATCGCGGACCACTTCTTCAAGAACTACGACGGCGTCCTGAAGATCGACGGCGAGGTCGGCAACAAGAAGGTCTACGACCCACGCAGCTACCTCAAGGCCGCCGAGGGTGGCATGGCCGCTCGCGTGGTCGAGGCTTGCCAGGCTCTCGGCTCGGCGGGCAACCGGGCCAAGTAGGGCCTTTCCGAATAGGGGCTGCCACTCGCGGGTGGCAGCCCCTCGTCGTCCTCAGACCTCGACGATTTCGACCAGGCTCTCCAGGCCGCGGAAGTCCCGCACGTTGCTGGTGTACAGCGGCAGACCCCGTGACGACGCGATCGCCGCAATCATCAGGTCCGTCTTGCGGGGGCGCGGATCGCGTTTCGCTGCCACGACGAGCGCTGCCAGTGAGCCGAACCGGGTCGAGGCGTCGGTGTCGAACGGGAGGGGCCGGTAGTCGACGAGTGCCGCACCGACGTCTTCAGTGCGCGCGGCTCGCGTGGCCGCGTCCTTCGCCACCGCGACGCCCTGGTGGAGCTCGGCCATCGTGATCGTCGTGATCTCGGAAACAACCGGTAGCTTCTGCGGGTCGAGGGCGACGAGCCTGAGGTACACGCAAGTGTCGAGCACACCCACTGCGTGCCGTTCAGTCACGCGCGTTCCCACGGGTTGTCGTCAGTCAGGCGTTCCTCGCCGAAGAACTCGTCGATGTCGCGACGCAGCTGGGCGTAGTCCACCCTGGGCAGTCGCCGGCGCCGGGCGATCAGCTCCTCGGTGGTGAGTGAGCGATGGGTGGAGAGTGGTCGCAGCTCGGCGATTTCCACGCCGTTGCGAGTCACGTGGAATGTCTCGCCGGCCTCGACCGCGTCCATGACCGCCGCGGAGTTGTTGCGGAACTCCCGCTGGGTGATCACCCGCATGGCGCAAGTGTAGCCCGTGGTAGCCCGCTGTGCTACGCGGTTGCCCTCGAAGTCACTTTCCGGGTGAGGGGCCCGGCACTCGTCCACAGCACGAAGACGCCGACGAGCGCCACCGCCACTGTCCAGTACGCCACCGGTGGCGCCGACTCCGTGTGCGAGTCACCGAGCAGCCACGGCCGCAGCTGCGACTGCAGCCACAGCGCGCCGTACCCGAAGGCCGACACCAGCAGGGACCCGATCGCGGCGCTCGCGACCCGGTGGCCGGCGCCGATCGTCACGGCGAGGTCCACGGCCAGGCCGACGGCCAGCAGGTAGAACGGCACCGTCGACACCGGGAAACCCAGCCCCAGCAGCAGCGGCCACATCACGCAGCGGTACGCGACGTACGCGCCCGCCACCGAAAGCGCCGCCCAGCGGAAGCCCAGCGTGCGGCGGGCCGGCACGAGGATCAGGGCCGTCACGCCGATGCCCCACAACGGGTAGACCCACTCCGGGATCGGCATCGTGAAGTGCAGGATCGCGGTGCGGTCCACCGGGTGCCCGATCTGGTTGGCCGCGAACGTCAGCAGCGAAGGCTCCGCCTCCGGCGCCCCGCGTTCCCACGCGCGCAGGCCGAGCACGCCGTACTCCTGCTGGCCGTTGGGGAAGAACGTGTTCTCCAGGAAGAACGCCCACAACGCCAGCAGCACGCCCGTCCGGAACCGGCCCGGCGGCGCGAGCCGCAGCCAGCCGAGGAGTACGCCGGCCTGCATGATGCCCGTGCCGAGGTAGAGCAGCATGTGCGACGGGCTCCACGCGGTGAGGTCGAGGCCGTTCACGCGGTGGTTGATCACGTCGAGCGGCGCCGCGACGAGGAACACCACGAGCCCCGTCTGCATCAGCCGCAGCGACGGCTTGTCGCAGCCCAGTCCCGTGTAGCTGTGGATCGCGACGAGCACGACGATGATCACCGTGCCTACGGTGTTGATCAGGTGCGGTGGCGCGAGGTCGTCGCGCAGCCACTTGAAGTGCCACGACATGTCCCACGACGAGCCCAGCAGCTTGAACGCGAACGCGGCGAGCCACATCCCGTAGCAGAACCGCAGCACCCACTCCGGCGTCGGCTGCCCCGGCGCGCCGCGGTGCCAGTGCCGCTCGAAGAAGAGCCGCGTCTTGCCCACCGGGCTCCGCGGGATCACGTCAACCTGCGTCATGGCTCGACATCATTCCCGGCACGCACGTTGCGGTGGTGCGGAACGTGGCAAAGCGCTCGAAAACCAGGGTTCACCCCTACGGGTGGCGGATTTGCCTTGGCGGCTCCGCGCGCGGCAGAGTGTCGCGCCTGAGATCCGAATGTCGCCCCTGAGGTGTCGCGCCTGAGGTCGAAAGGAGCCGCGCCATGATGCCGAAACGCGTTGTCGCCGCAGTCGTGATCGCCGCCCTCGTGCTGGCCGGCGGAGGCGTGCTGACGAGCCTGTTCCTCTGAGCTCCCGGGGACGTGGGCAGAATGTCGGCATGACGCACAACCTGCTTGGCCCCGAGCCGATGTTGCTGCCCGAGAACACCGCCGCCCAGGCCGCGCTCGACGCGGGCAGCAGCCCGACGTCCGTCGCCGCCGAACACCCCGACTTCAGCGCCGCGTGGGCCGCGCTGGCCGAACAAGCCCTCGAAGCCGGCGAAACGGTGGCCGCCTACGCCTACGCCCGCACCGGCTACCACCGCGGCCTCGACCAGCTGCGCCGCGCCGGCTGGAAGGGCTTCGGCCCGGTGCCGTGGTCGCACCGGCCCAACCAGGGCTTCCTGCGCGCGCTGGCCGCGCTCGGCACCGCCGCCGGCCGCATTGGCGAGACGGAGGAGTACGAGCGCGTGAAGACCTTCCTCGCCGAATCCGACCCGGCCGCGGCCGAGGCCACCGGCCTGAAGTGAGGTCTTCGCCGCGTTCCTTCGGGTGATCCCGGGTGCGGGTCCGCGTGTTGACAGGTGTGGACACTTACGTTCGGTGCATGAAAGGCACCGCCATGCTCACGCCGCGGATCCGCACCTTGGGCGCCTCCCTCCACGAAGCCCGCCTCGGCGCGCACTTCAGCCTGCGCGAACTGGCGCGGCGGATCGGGGTGAACCCGTCGCTGGTCTCGCACTGGGAGCGAGGTTCCCGGGTGCCGTCGGTCGAGGATGTGGCCGGGGTGCTCGGTGCACTGGGTGTGGTGGGGGAAGAGAAGCGGCGGATTCTCAACCTTGCCCGCGGCTCCGCCGAGCAGGGCTGGATCGCTTACGGCCGCCCAGGCACGCCGAACCAGCTCACCTGCGTGGTTGCGTGCGAGAAGGCGGCGAGCTCGCTGGTGGAGTGGTCACCTCTCGGCATCCCCGGGCTGCTTCAGACCTCCGACTACGCGCGAGCCCTGCTGGAGTCGACCGGGCTTGCGGCCGACGAAGTCGAGCGGCGAGTCGGGATCCGCATGGAGCGGCGGCGCGTCATCGTCGGTGCCGGGGCCCTGCCCTTCGAAGCGCTGATCGGCGAAGCCGCGCTGCGAGACACGCTCGGCACACCGAGCACCATGGCGGGTCAGCTGCGCGCCCTCGCCGCCCTGTCCGCCCGCCCGACGATCACCATTCGCGTGGTGCCCTCGGCCATCGGCTGGCACCAGGGGCTCGCCGGGCGGTTCATCCTGTACGACATCCGTGATTCGCAGCCGGTGGTCTACTTCGAGCATTTGAGCTCGGGCGCGTTCGTCGCCGATGACTACGATGTCCGGCAGTACCGTGCGGCCATCGAGGGTCTTCACCGGGTCGCCCTCAGTGCGGCCGATTCCGCCGCGCTGGTCGCCGAGCTCGCGGAGGAGATCGAAGCACGTGACCGACATCAGGTGGCGCAAGAGTAGTTACAGCGACAAAGAAGGCGCCTGCGTCGAGGTCGCGCTCGATCGCTCCGGTGTCCTCGTGCGCGACTCGAAGGTCCCGTCCCAGCCCGGCCACAGCTATCCCGCCACTGCCTGGCGAGCGTTCCTGCGCCACCTCCGCTAGCGGCCGCGACGCGGATTTCTGGTTCGGCGACGCCGGTCTCCGCTGGCGTTCGGGTCGCTGCAGAGGAACGTGGCGCTGTCGTACTGCTTGCTCCCCGGGTACACCGCCATGACCATGGGCCGGCACCCGGTGAACACGGGCGCGCTGGTGTTGTAGACGTAGAGTTTCGGCGAAAGCCGAGTTTTCCGAGTCCACATAGGACCTCACCCCGATGCTCGACGCCGGCCCGGGCGGTGCCTTCCGGCTCACGGCCAGAGCCGCACGCGGCCGCCAGGACCACCGGTGCGACCACCGGGCCGAGAAGCTCTCGTCGTACGAAGCCATCGTCACCCCCGCACGAGCCGCGAGGTGGAAGCTAGCGACGGACCCCGGGACCGGTCCCGGCGCCGAGTGGTTGGTTGTGACCCAGGCGTTGGGTCGGCTGTCCTGAAGGGGTGATCTCGGCCGGGCGCGGCGAGGAGGAGCCGCGCACGAGCCGGAGGTGGGCGCGGGACCGGTCGGCGAGGGGGAGGAAGCCGGCCGGTCCCGCTGACCGCGGCGTCAAGCGACCGCGGCGAGCGCCGCCACCGAGTCCACCGAAGGGACCGAGTCCACGGAGTCCACGGACGAGACCGCGCCGACCACGCGGTTGCGGCCGCCGTGCTTGGCCGCGTACACCGCGGCGTCCGCCGATGCCATCACTTCCTCGATGCTGGACCCGTCGAGGGGGAAGGACGCGACGCCGATCGATGCCGTGCGCTGCACGATCTCGACGGCCTCGCCTTCGTTGGTGTGCGTCGCGATCACGAGTTCGCTGATGCGCCGGCGGATGCGTTCCGCCGTGGTGATCGCATCTTCCTTCGACGTCGACGGCAGCAGGGCCACGAACTCCTCACCGCCGAAGCGACCGACGAGGTCGTGGGCCCGGGTCTCCTGCTTGACGACGGCGGCGACCGCCTTGAGCACGTCGTCGCCGGCGAGGTGGCCGTAGGTGTCGTTGATGGACTTGAAGTGGTCGAGGTCGATCATCAGCGCGCCGAAGCTGCCCCCTTCGCGCTCGGCACGGGAGATCTCACGCTGGGCGCCGTCCTGCCAGGTGGTGGCGTTGAGCAGCTGCGTCTTCTGGTCCGTGGTCGCGAGTTCTTCGAGGCGCTTGATCAGCACGGAGCGCTGCAGCACGTACAGCGGCAGGATCACGAGCACCGACAGCAGCGGCTCGTCGGTCAGCACCATCGTCAGCAGCCCGCCGACGCAGAGGATCGCGGCTTCGAGGACGTTGTCGTCCATGGTGCCGAGGCAGGAGGCGAGGGTGGCGGACTTCGGGTCGGCCAGGTACAGACCCAGGCCGGTCAGCGCGGTGTTCACGAGGAAGTAGCCGAGCGCGGCGGCGGCGATCGTGGTGACGCCCTGCTCGCCGGTGAGGTATGCGGCCAGGCCGGCGCCGAAGCCGGACAGGATCATCGTCGTCGCGTTGGCGGCCACGCGGTGCGCTTCACCCGGCCGGGTGCCGTTCCAGCTGCGCAGCGCGAGGTACACGTAGATCACCACACCCAGCGCGGCGACCAGCTGCGGCGGCACGAGCAGCCCCGCGGGCAGCAGCCACACCGAGGTCACGGTGATGTGGGGGCCGTGGCTCAGCATCCGGCGCTGGCGCTCGATGCGCCGTGTCACCTCGGTCTGTGCGACGGCCAGGCCCGCGAGCAGCGCGAACAGGCCCACCTGGCCCAGCGAGACCGCGATCAGCAGCGTGCTCGCGATGGTCAGCGCGACCGCGACGGCCATCCCCGAGAGCGTCGCGACGATCCACGGGAGTGGTCGAGACCAAAGGGCCCACCCCTTGACCGCCGTTACGGCATCTCGTCCAGACCATTCCCCCGATGTGACCATTTTTCCCCCAAGCCCTTGCGCGAATGCCCGGTGACAATCTCCTCACGCACAGTTTCGGACCGTTTGCCGCCTGTCCACAAGGGCCTTAGGTGTGTACATTTTTCCCGAACACGCCGGATGAAGGGTGACCAGCGATGCGCAGCAAGGAACAGTGACCGCGTAGCAGCACCGCAAGGTCGCGCAGGTCAGAGCCCACGCGCGGAACATGTGGAGCATGTTCGGCGCGTGTGGCTTCCTTCGCCGTACCCTCTCGCGGTCAGGCTGCTGAAGCCCGTCGTCACATGATCGTTAGATTAATCTTACTCGAGAAGCGGTCAAATCGGGCGATTTGCCCCGCTGTCTCGCACCCGCCGATCGGGTGGAATATCCCCTGATCGTGCTCACCGAGCCCGCGGAACGCGTCAGGCGTGTTCCGCGCGGGTGGCTTCCGGCGCTGTGCCCTCATCCGATCCGACGGCCAGCGTCCGCTGCCACATGATCGTCAGCGGGATCGTGATCAGGAGCCCGGCCAGCCCGAAGATCCCGACCGTGGTCTGGGCCGTCAGGTGGTCGGCCAGGACGCCGCCGATCAGGGGGACCACACCCATCGTGGTGGTCAGGCCCGTGTTGGACAGCCCCATCGTCTGAGCCCGGCTCACGTCCGGCACCGCGACGGTGAGCGAAGCCGTCGCCTGCAGCAGCGCGATCGTGCCGAACCCACCGGAGATCACGAACAGGACGATCGACACGACGGGCCCCGGCTGGAGGAAGCACAGCAGCAGCGGGATCGCCGCGAGCGCCGTCATCGGGCCGATCAGCTTCGGTCGGGCGTCGGCGGGTACCCAGCGCGTGTAGATGAACGTGAAGATCACGCTGCCCACCGGGTCGGCCGCGAGCAGCAGGCCGATCATCTCGGGACCGCCGCCCGCCGAGGCCGCGTACGGCGCCGCGATGCCCTCGTACACGGGCATCAGGCCGGCCAGCCAGGTGAACAGCATCAGGGAGCGCAGCGCGGCCGTCGCGAAGCCGACCTTGCCGCCCGCGCTCAGCGACGCGAAGAACGGCTTGCGCTTCTCGGTGCTCGCGGCCGGCGGGCGCGCCTTCACGCCGAAGCGGACGAAGAGCGCGGACAGGATGAACGTGCCGGCGTCGAGCACCAGCGCGAGCCGGGGGTCGAGCGCCAGCAGCAGCGCGCCACCGCCCGCGAAGCCGAGCAGCTGAGCCGACTGCACCGTCATGCTGCGGATGCCCATGCCGACCACGAACCGGTCGCCTTCGAGCACCTGCGGCAGCAGGGCCAGCTGCGACGCCTTGAACGGCGGGTTCAGCAGGGACACGCACCCCACGAACACACACAGCGCCCAGAACGGTAGCCCGGGGATCGCCACCAGCAGGATCAGCGCCGCGCGGATCACGTCGACGGTCACCATCACCGTCCGGCGCGCGAAGCGGTCGGCGAAGCCGGTGAGGAAGATACCGCCCAGCAGTGACGGGAAGAACGTCAACGCGTAGGTGAGGCCCGTCAGCGTGGCCGACTGGGTATTGGCGTAGACCAGCACGGAGAGGGCGACGCGGGCCAGCTGGTCACCCGCTATCGACAGCAGCTCGCCGAACCACATGGCGCGGAACTCGGCGACCCCGAACACCTCGCGGAACGTGACCCGTCCCGGTGCTGCCGTCATGCGTACTTCTCCCCGATGTTCGTGTGCAGATCGTGCCGCACGGTGATCAGGCGGTGACCTTAGGACCTGGTGGTCACGGGTCAATCACAAAACGTGAGTTGCCGAGGTCAGTGTCTCGTGACTGTTGGTGAATCTCTAGGTTCTTTCGCCGGTATCCAAGGGGTCACGGACAGTTCTCCGGGTGTCCTGACGATAGCGCCGAGCACTGGCAAGATCACGAGGATCCGGAGATGTGGTGTGCGCCACATTCTTGCGGTCGTTCGGGGACCGTAGTGCATCTGCGCCCACGTCGGGAGTGCGTCGGTACCGGGCCGCCCCGGTATCCGCACCGGCCCCGTCCGGCGTCCGCAGTGTGGGAGGGCAACCTCGTGGCCCCTTGCCCGGCGTAGCTTCGAGTTCGTGGCCGATCACGCGACGTTCACACTCGCCGTCGTGGGCGCCGGGCCTCGTGGGGTCGGGGTCCTGGAACGGCTGTCCGCCAACGCCGCCGAACTGCTGGGCGGACGGCGGTTCGTGGTGCACCTCATCGACCCGTTCCCGGCCGGGCCGGGGCGGGTGTGGCGGTACGAGCAGTCGCCGCTGCTGCGGATGAACTCGATGCCCGAGGACGTCACGGTGTACACCGACGAAACGGTGCGCATGGAGGGACCGGTCACGCCCGGACCGTCGCTCATCGAGTGGGCGCGGCAGGTGCGCTCCGGCGAGATCGGCTACCCCGTGCCGCCCGACCTGCGCGCCGAGTTCGACGCGCTGGCCAGTACCGACTTCCCGAGCCGACGGCTGCAGAGCCTGTACCTGCGGTGGTTCTACGAGAAGCTGCTCGCCGAACTGCCGGCCGGCCTGGAGGTCGTGGAGCACCGCAGCGCGGCTGTCGCGATCGAGGACGGCCCACCGCAGCGCGTGCGGCTCGGCAACGGTGAGGTGCTGACGGCCGACGCCGTGCTGCTGACCGTCGGGCACCTCGACGCGCAGCCCGACCCCGCGGAGAGCCTGCTGGAGTCCTTCGCCGCGCGCCACGACCTGCAGTACCACCCGGCGGGCTACACCGCCGACGTCGACTACTCCGCCGTGCCGGCCGGCGAGCCCGTGCTGGTGCGCGGCTTCGGCCTCGCGTTCGTCGACCTGATGCTGCTGCTCACCGAAGGCCGCGGCGGCCGCTTCGAGGACCTGCCGGGCGGTGGTCTGCGCTACCACCCGAGCGGCGCCGAGCCCGTGCTGCACGTGGGGTCCCGTCGCGGCGTGCCGTACCACGCGAAGACGGGCTACCGGCTGCGCGGGAAACCGTTGCAGCTGCCCAGGTTCTTCGATTCGTACGCGATCGAGAAGCTGTGCGGGAAGCCCGCGCCGCTGGATTTCCGCGCGGATGTCTGGCCCCTGATCGCCAAAGAACTCGCGTGGGCGTACTACACCGAGCTGTTCACCGGTCACCCCGACCGCGTGCGCACGGACTTCGCGGTGTTCGCCGACGCGTTCGCGGACCTGGCCTGGGGAACGTCCGAACTGGACAGTCTGATCGCGGCCGCCGTGCCCGCCGAGGAGGACCGGCTGGACCTCGCGAGACTGGACCGGCCGTTCGGGGGTGAGTGGTTCGAGTCCGCGGAGCAGTTCGGCAAGGCCGTGCGCGAGTACGTCGAAGCCGACCTCGCGCGGCGGGCGGACCAGCGCTTCAGCGCGGACCTCGGGGCGTTCATGGCTCTGCTGTCGGTGGTCGGCCAGCTGCCCGCGCTGCTCATGACGGGCAGGCTCTCGGCCGCGTCGCAGGTCGCGGACCTGGACGGCTGGTTCAAGGGCTTCTTCTCCTACTACGCGAGCGGCCCGCCGCCGCGCCGGCTGGAGGAGCTGCTCGCGCTCGCGGACGCCGGACTCGTGTCGTTCCTGGGCGCGGACTTGCTGGTGACGGCCGAAGAAGACGCGGGCGTCTTCGTCGCCTCGAGCTCCAGCTTCCCCGACGTCGTCACGGCTCGGACGCTGATCGAGGCCCGCCTGCCGGAGGCGAGCGTGCCGCGGGTGTCCGACGCGCTGCTGCAGCAGATGCGCGACGCGGGCACGCTCGCCGAGGAGCAGGTGCCGGACACCGCCGGCGCGGACCTGCCGTCCGGCCGCATCGCGACCCGCATCACCGACTCCCGCCTGCTCGACGCCGCCGGCACGCCTCACCCGCGCCGCTTCGCCATGGGCGTGCACACGACCATCCGCTCACCGGGTGCCTTCACCCGCCCGCGGACCAACGCGATCATGTTCCGCCAGAACGACGCGCTGGCCCGCGAGCTGCTGCGGATGGAGCCCGAGGGCTAGCTCCGGACCCGACGGCGAGTTCGAGCTCAAACCCGCCCTCGGAAGCGTTGAAGACGCAGAGTTGCGGTCGGGATGGTCTGGCAGCCCGTCGCCGGCGCCGCGCAGGCGAAGGTACGGCGAGCAGTCCGACGGCCAGTACCAGGCCGCCGGCGAGGGGCCACGCGGTGAGGTGGTGGCAAATCTTCATGGAGTCGATCTTGGTCGTGAGAACCGCCCGGCGCAAACGTCTACCACCCCATATCCGGGTGCCCCGCTCACATGGGAAAGCACGGTCTTCGCGGGGATGTGCGCGCCGGTAGCGTGGTGCGAGGCGAGGGCCGGTATCTCGAAGTCGCGTGAGGTCGTGGGGGGAATACCGATAGGTGATCCCCTCGACCACCGCCCGCGCAGCCGAGAGCGGCCGACCACGCTTACCCGTCCGGACCGGCAGCAAGTCCTCGATCAACGCCCACTGACCATCCGACAACAGCCGAAACCGTGACACGCCCACACAAACTCAGCGTCCAACCACAA encodes:
- a CDS encoding GGDEF domain-containing protein, whose translation is MVTSGEWSGRDAVTAVKGWALWSRPLPWIVATLSGMAVAVALTIASTLLIAVSLGQVGLFALLAGLAVAQTEVTRRIERQRRMLSHGPHITVTSVWLLPAGLLVPPQLVAALGVVIYVYLALRSWNGTRPGEAHRVAANATTMILSGFGAGLAAYLTGEQGVTTIAAAALGYFLVNTALTGLGLYLADPKSATLASCLGTMDDNVLEAAILCVGGLLTMVLTDEPLLSVLVILPLYVLQRSVLIKRLEELATTDQKTQLLNATTWQDGAQREISRAEREGGSFGALMIDLDHFKSINDTYGHLAGDDVLKAVAAVVKQETRAHDLVGRFGGEEFVALLPSTSKEDAITTAERIRRRISELVIATHTNEGEAVEIVQRTASIGVASFPLDGSSIEEVMASADAAVYAAKHGGRNRVVGAVSSVDSVDSVPSVDSVAALAAVA
- a CDS encoding MFS transporter; the protein is MTAAPGRVTFREVFGVAEFRAMWFGELLSIAGDQLARVALSVLVYANTQSATLTGLTYALTFFPSLLGGIFLTGFADRFARRTVMVTVDVIRAALILLVAIPGLPFWALCVFVGCVSLLNPPFKASQLALLPQVLEGDRFVVGMGIRSMTVQSAQLLGFAGGGALLLALDPRLALVLDAGTFILSALFVRFGVKARPPAASTEKRKPFFASLSAGGKVGFATAALRSLMLFTWLAGLMPVYEGIAAPYAASAGGGPEMIGLLLAADPVGSVIFTFIYTRWVPADARPKLIGPMTALAAIPLLLCFLQPGPVVSIVLFVISGGFGTIALLQATASLTVAVPDVSRAQTMGLSNTGLTTTMGVVPLIGGVLADHLTAQTTVGIFGLAGLLITIPLTIMWQRTLAVGSDEGTAPEATRAEHA
- a CDS encoding FAD/NAD(P)-binding domain-containing protein; this encodes MADHATFTLAVVGAGPRGVGVLERLSANAAELLGGRRFVVHLIDPFPAGPGRVWRYEQSPLLRMNSMPEDVTVYTDETVRMEGPVTPGPSLIEWARQVRSGEIGYPVPPDLRAEFDALASTDFPSRRLQSLYLRWFYEKLLAELPAGLEVVEHRSAAVAIEDGPPQRVRLGNGEVLTADAVLLTVGHLDAQPDPAESLLESFAARHDLQYHPAGYTADVDYSAVPAGEPVLVRGFGLAFVDLMLLLTEGRGGRFEDLPGGGLRYHPSGAEPVLHVGSRRGVPYHAKTGYRLRGKPLQLPRFFDSYAIEKLCGKPAPLDFRADVWPLIAKELAWAYYTELFTGHPDRVRTDFAVFADAFADLAWGTSELDSLIAAAVPAEEDRLDLARLDRPFGGEWFESAEQFGKAVREYVEADLARRADQRFSADLGAFMALLSVVGQLPALLMTGRLSAASQVADLDGWFKGFFSYYASGPPPRRLEELLALADAGLVSFLGADLLVTAEEDAGVFVASSSSFPDVVTARTLIEARLPEASVPRVSDALLQQMRDAGTLAEEQVPDTAGADLPSGRIATRITDSRLLDAAGTPHPRRFAMGVHTTIRSPGAFTRPRTNAIMFRQNDALARELLRMEPEG